GCCTTGGACGGCTTCTTTTTGACGCGGCTGCGGAAACGGTCCTAGGGCTGTTTTTCTTCGTGCTGCGCTTCATCGCCTGGAGCGTCCAATGGTCCGTCGCGATGGCGGTCTTCCTGCTGGTCATGGCGGGCGCGGGCTGGTATGTGTACAACTACGCCCTGGGCGGCGGCCAGCACGTCACCGTGCCCGCCGTGACGGACCTGCCCGTGACCGAGGCGGCCTATGTGCTGGGCGAGCGCGGGCTTGAACTGGGCCGCCAGACCCAGGTGCCCCACCCGACGGTGCCCAAATATTACGTCATCACCCAGAAGCCCGCCGCCGGGCGCGTGGTGCGCACCGGGCGGCGCGTGGACACGGTGGTCAGCATGGGCCAGGACTTTCTGCGCACGCCGGACCTGCGCGGCGCCCAGTTGGAGGAGGCGCGGCGCGCCGTCACGGAGGGCCGTTTCCGCCTGGGCAGCCTCGCGCGCATCCCCTCCGACGCGCCCCGCGACACCGTGCTGGCGCAGGACCCGCCCCCGGGCGGGGAACTGTCCAGCCAGTCTGAAATCCACCTGCTCCTGAGCGCCGGAAACACGCGCGCCAGCGCGCTGATGCCGGACCTGCGGGGCACGGCGGTCGCGGAGCTGGAATCGGCGCTCGCGCCCTTCGGGGTGACCCTGGTGGCGAACCCGGTGGACATCCCGGACGCGCCGTATGACGTGGTGCTGAACCAGAACCCGCCGCCGGACTCGCTGGTCTACCCGAACCAGGTTGTCACCTACGACTACCGCCCGTCGCAGCAGGCGCAGGCGCCCTCCGAGCGGTACCAGGCCCATGTCCGCCACGAGATGGGCTATGACTGGTACGGGCGCGATGTCCGCGTGGACGTGGTGGACCGGGCGGGCAACCGCCAGACCGTCTGGAGCAAGCAGCCGTCCTTCGATCAGGAGTCGCAGGCGACCTATCTGGCGGGCACGGCCATCCGCCTGCCCGTGACCTACATCCAGGAGGCCATGGTCGAGGTGTACGTGGACAACCGTCTGGAGGCCTCCTACAGGCTCCAGGGCGGCGCGGAACCCGTGCGCGC
This region of Candidatus Hydrogenedentota bacterium genomic DNA includes:
- a CDS encoding PASTA domain-containing protein, producing the protein MLRFIAWSVQWSVAMAVFLLVMAGAGWYVYNYALGGGQHVTVPAVTDLPVTEAAYVLGERGLELGRQTQVPHPTVPKYYVITQKPAAGRVVRTGRRVDTVVSMGQDFLRTPDLRGAQLEEARRAVTEGRFRLGSLARIPSDAPRDTVLAQDPPPGGELSSQSEIHLLLSAGNTRASALMPDLRGTAVAELESALAPFGVTLVANPVDIPDAPYDVVLNQNPPPDSLVYPNQVVTYDYRPSQQAQAPSERYQAHVRHEMGYDWYGRDVRVDVVDRAGNRQTVWSKQPSFDQESQATYLAGTAIRLPVTYIQEAMVEVYVDNRLEASYRLQGGAEPVRARGPENQ